The Microbacterium phyllosphaerae region TCCTTCGCGACCCGGATGATCTCGTCGACGTCGAGGTAGGCGCGGACCGGATGACCCCGTTCGCCGATCTCGTACGCCTCATCGGCTTTGAGCCGATGGACCGATCCACGGTCTTCGTGCGGGAAGACCGCGACCGTTCTCGCCCCGACTTCGAAAGCCGCACGGAAGGCACGGATCGCGATCTCGCCGCGGTTCGCCACAAGGATCTTCTGGAACATGCACACCTCTGGGGGCTCGATGCACGCCTGATTCGTCGCGCATGGGGCGGGGCTGAGTGTGCACCCAGCCTAGGGGAAGGTAACGTGGTGTTCGTGCACGTACTCAGCGTCAGCTCTCTCAAGGGAGGCGTCGGCAAGACGACCGTGACCCTCGGCTTGGCCTCAGCGGCCTTCGCCCGTGGTGTCCGAACGCTCGTCGTCGACCTCGACCCGCAGTCCGATGTGTCCACTGGCATGGACATCCAGGTGGCCGGCCGGCTCAACATCGCCGATGTCCTGGCGAACCCGAAGGAGAAGGTCGTCCGTCAGGCGATCACCTCGAGCGGCTGGGCGAAGGTGCACCCCGGAACCATCGATGTGCTGATCGGCAGCCCGTCCGCGATCAACTTCGACGGCCCGCACCCGAGCGTCCGCGACGTCTGGAAGCTCGAAGAGGCGCTGGCAGCGGTCGAAGCCGACTACGACCTGGTCCTCGTCGACTGCGCGCCGTCGCTCAACGCCCTCACGCGCACCGCGTGGGCGGCCAGCGACCGCGTCATGGTCGTGACCGAACCGGGACTCTTCTCCGTCGCCGCAGCCGACCGCGCACTTCGCGCGATCGAGGAGATCCGCCGAGGCCTCTCCCCTCGCCTGCAGCCGCTCGGCATCGTCGTGAACCGTGTGCGACCGCAGTCGATCGAGCACCAGTTCCGCATCAAAGAACTGCGCGACATGTTCGGCCCGCTCGTCCTCTCTCCGCAGCTGCCCGAGCGCACATC contains the following coding sequences:
- a CDS encoding ParA family protein; its protein translation is MHVLSVSSLKGGVGKTTVTLGLASAAFARGVRTLVVDLDPQSDVSTGMDIQVAGRLNIADVLANPKEKVVRQAITSSGWAKVHPGTIDVLIGSPSAINFDGPHPSVRDVWKLEEALAAVEADYDLVLVDCAPSLNALTRTAWAASDRVMVVTEPGLFSVAAADRALRAIEEIRRGLSPRLQPLGIVVNRVRPQSIEHQFRIKELRDMFGPLVLSPQLPERTSLQQAQGAAKPLHIWPGDSAQELASDFDQLLDRIIRTGRIQVADSGAQA